TATCATTTATCTACGatttatttttcattcttcttttcctttcgTTTTCGTtccaataaaagaaaatttggataaaTTTTGACAAAGTAAGTTTTCTTTTATTGGCCAGAATGCAACAAATCTGTGGATCTATTTATATAGTTAGTGGGTTAATGGTAATGCACAAAAGCTTTATTGGATTCTGCCATTTTATGAATCTCCTCCTCCTTGCGTATAGCATTGCCTTTCTCTCTGGCAGCATCCATTATTTTGTAACTCAATTTGAAATGCATATTTCGACCAGAACATTTTCTGGATGATTCTAATAACCAACGAATAGCAAGtatttttccttctttcttttttatttcaatGGGAACTTGATAAGTGGATCCACTTACACGTCTTGAATTTCCTATCaatttgggagttaatttttgtaTTGCTTGACGTAGAACAATTAGTGGATTTTTCTCTGTTTTTTGTTGAATCTTTTTTAGAGATTGATAAAAAATTCGATAAGCTAATGATTTTTTTTCGTGTTTAAGAATACGGTTAATGACCATGTTAACTAATTGATTATGATAAATCAGATCAAATTTCTCAATTTTCTTTTCTACAGTACTTTGGCATGACATGAGTGTGAAAAAGGTGTTAATAAATGTATCGAATCTTCGTTTACCATGAGGAGGAGTTATTAGAACTGgatcaattttttttggaatatgagttgaagcaataacaacaatattttgTTTGATGGTGGTTTCTTTTTCACCATCAATCGCATTATATGGATCCTCGAGGAGTTCTATCAATAATGCAATAAGGAAGAAATAATCATTCAGTTCATGAATGCTTGGAATCCATATGACGCAAGGAGACATCAATTTTGCCAATTTGAGTGCAAACGCAAATTGGATTACTCTTCTCGCAAAATACTCTGGAGGGTTAGGATCCCCTACTCGGTCATACAAAAACTTATGGGGTTTTCTATCATAATGCGCTTTTTCATATACGTCTTTTGGCCTGCCTGACTAGCCGAGAGACCTAAGGATATTTTCATGCTCAAGGTATGATTTTTTAGCTGAAGATGTATACTCGGGTTCATAGCGAGACAAAAGTTTCTGTTGCCTCAAAAAACTTTTAGGAGATATTCTTATTAAAGGTAAATAAGAATCTGCTGCTAAACTTTTAGCCAAGTACGATCGTCCAGTTTCCTTAGGCCCTATCAGCAAAATTCGATTCGAAAGGGACGGTACCAAGTAGAGTGGGTAAAATCTCACTTGGTCAGATAAAGATGAGTGAATTGGTATTGAAGTAATCTTCTGATAAAAAGTAGCGAAGATTGGCATTTCTGCTAAAAACAATGAATTTAATGCAGAGTTCATTAGGCCTATTCTATGAGTTAGGCCTAGCTGAATAAATTCAGCTAAATATCGAAAGTAAAGAAGTCCCGActgttctcttttttcaaaatattcatgaaAGAAACCAATAGGGGGAGTTAACTTCTATTCAAAGTAAGAGATTTGTTCTTGTACTAAAAACAATCTATTTTCTCTcaaaaggaaatcatccacttcaaATTCATACAAAATTGTTTTTACAATTGAGTGAAATTGACTAGAGTTTTTTAAAcgccatttaatatttttgacataCCAAATTTTCAGTAGTAGTAATAATCCTATATCATCAGGATCCGATTCCATCTCAGTATAGTCCAGAAATGTAAGCCAAGAACCATACCAATTTAAATTAGAAAAATTTCTAAGCATTCTAAAAGATCTAATCATTTCTCCTACTCCGTCAAAGCAGGAGTAATTATACTGCAAAACTTTGATGAGATAGAAGTTCCTATAAAACTGAACCAACAATAAGGGAATTATGcaagaaatataaaagaaaaatccaatgaagatacaaagaaaaatatcatattCCTGAACATTGAGTATATATTTCCATGTATCAAATGATATTGACGTATCCTTTCCCTCAACTActgttttatttattgatttcaataaATTGGAAACATCCAAATGGGATAACAAAAGATTCAATTTCGGGAGAATTTTCTCTCTAAATTCCCAAATAGAAATACATTACAAATATATCCGCTTCTCAATTCTATTTTTTGAAACTGTTCTATTAATAGATAGATGTTCACCTTTGAGACAAAGGTATAATTCCATAGCATAATCTGTCTCTAATGTGAGAAAGTTACATAGTGTCTACTTTTTCTGATAAAGGGGTATTTTCATGGGTTTGCCTTGGTATCGTGTCCATACCGTCGTGTTGAATGATCCTGGTTGGTTAATCGCTGTGCATATAATGCATACAGCTCTAGTTTCTGGATGGGCCGGTTCGATGGCTCTTTACGAATTAGCAGTTTTCGATCCATCCGATCCTATTCTTGATCCAATGTGGAGACAAGGTATGTTCATTATACCTTTTATGACTCGTTTAGGAATAAAGGATTCATGGGGTGGATGGAGTATAACCGGAGAAACCGAATCTAATCTAGGTATTTGGAGTTATGAAGGTGTG
This genomic stretch from Cryptomeria japonica chromosome 8, Sugi_1.0, whole genome shotgun sequence harbors:
- the LOC131046932 gene encoding small ribosomal subunit protein uS7c-like, giving the protein MSCQSTVEKKIEKFDLIYHNQLVNMVINRILKHEKKSLAYRIFYQSLKKIQQKTEKNPLIVLRQAIQKLTPKLIGNSRRVSGSTYQVPIEIKKKEGKILAIRWLLESSRKCSGRNMHFKLSYKIMDAAREKGNAIRKEEEIHKMAESNKAFVHYH